Proteins encoded within one genomic window of Bdellovibrio bacteriovorus:
- a CDS encoding PspC domain-containing protein produces MTVNTATQNYRWVRASDGALAGVCKGLGTALGIETWIVRVIWLVAILWFGTGILLYLILAVCLPRVDKLDHALDGKLLGVCARIAKRYRIEVGLIRTGFVVMALVTFGVAILGYGLCYFLIPKA; encoded by the coding sequence ATGACAGTAAATACGGCGACTCAAAACTACCGTTGGGTTCGGGCGAGTGATGGTGCTTTGGCAGGTGTCTGCAAAGGTTTAGGTACGGCCTTAGGTATTGAAACGTGGATCGTGCGCGTCATTTGGCTTGTTGCAATATTGTGGTTCGGTACGGGAATCCTGCTTTATTTGATTCTGGCAGTTTGTTTGCCCCGCGTCGACAAGCTAGACCATGCGCTGGATGGCAAGCTTCTAGGCGTCTGTGCTAGAATAGCCAAGAGATACCGCATCGAAGTCGGGTTGATCCGAACAGGTTTCGTGGTCATGGCTCTTGTGACTTTTGGTGTGGCGATCTTGGGTTACGGGCTTTGTTACTTTCTTATTCCGAAAGCCTGA
- a CDS encoding M13 family metallopeptidase, translating into MLKLLLASTLVLSAQAKSAKTAAPSSDIPEKRSFPLSTDVSPCEDFHKYVCEKAEASFKLRPDRRSHTFAFNDSRERLLEVKKKFMKDLPAQKNMDSRSEQIRDVYMSCMNTSAKAKDEKAEVVRMVNEIGKIKTTEELVRYSHENLPKGFGNMVYLWASPNLDNPKKMDAMLYANFMLLPDHKYYEQPELLKEYESLLTMFIQNIEPKVKKADAQARAKAMVAFEQEFIKTYPVTAVRHQRWSEKRVSSQADLLKKYPQLYLKPLFDKIPPEVVVNTPIPESLDFINAQLDKLPLQVWKDVYLYKALGDQMDDGYPKFFQAGFNFEKKFFGGPEKRPDRQERCTTTAGNYFMKEIDAALVDKVFPHFDESKVNEVGARIRQSILEGLEANKWLSKEGKKEAIAKIKTARLQLVKPHTDKEWDFVPLRQYSKTNYVQNMHTYNEARWEKNMTELREPANQDAWGMGPLTVNAYYSSNENKFVLPIGILQYPFYDKDGSVIENLGAVGAVMGHELGHSIDDSGSKYDSQGRLRQWMTTKDIMEFNLRGQKMIDQFNQIGHDGKLTLGENVADLVGLTFAYNAAFPKGQGTEKDKKDFFIAYGRLWCTVIRPDFEKLMRKTDPHSAGWARINEQVKHQPAFAETFQCKPGDKMTLDPKERVQIW; encoded by the coding sequence ATGTTAAAACTTCTATTGGCCTCCACCCTCGTTCTGTCAGCACAGGCTAAGTCCGCAAAAACGGCGGCTCCCTCTTCCGACATCCCCGAAAAAAGATCCTTCCCCTTGAGCACGGATGTCAGTCCCTGTGAAGACTTTCACAAATACGTTTGCGAAAAAGCGGAGGCCTCATTCAAACTACGCCCGGATCGCCGCAGCCACACCTTTGCCTTCAATGATTCTAGAGAACGTCTTTTGGAAGTTAAAAAGAAATTCATGAAGGACCTTCCTGCGCAAAAAAATATGGATTCGCGCAGCGAACAGATCCGCGATGTTTACATGTCGTGCATGAATACTTCCGCGAAAGCCAAAGACGAAAAAGCCGAAGTCGTTCGCATGGTGAACGAGATCGGTAAAATTAAAACCACCGAAGAATTAGTTCGTTACTCTCATGAAAATTTGCCGAAGGGCTTTGGCAACATGGTTTATCTTTGGGCGTCTCCGAATTTGGACAATCCGAAAAAGATGGATGCCATGCTTTATGCCAATTTCATGCTTCTTCCCGATCACAAGTACTATGAGCAGCCAGAGCTTTTGAAAGAGTACGAATCCTTGCTCACCATGTTCATCCAAAACATCGAACCCAAAGTAAAGAAGGCGGATGCTCAGGCGCGCGCAAAGGCGATGGTCGCATTCGAACAAGAGTTTATTAAAACTTACCCGGTAACTGCTGTTCGTCATCAGCGTTGGAGTGAAAAACGTGTGAGCTCTCAAGCAGATCTTTTAAAAAAGTATCCGCAGCTCTATTTAAAACCTCTGTTTGATAAAATCCCCCCTGAAGTGGTTGTAAATACACCGATCCCCGAATCTTTGGATTTCATCAACGCGCAACTAGACAAGCTTCCTTTGCAAGTATGGAAAGACGTTTATCTGTATAAAGCTTTGGGCGATCAAATGGACGATGGTTACCCGAAGTTTTTCCAAGCCGGATTTAATTTTGAAAAAAAGTTCTTTGGCGGTCCTGAAAAGCGTCCTGACCGTCAAGAGCGTTGCACGACGACCGCGGGCAACTATTTCATGAAAGAAATTGATGCGGCGTTGGTCGACAAAGTCTTTCCTCATTTCGACGAAAGCAAAGTCAATGAAGTGGGCGCACGTATTCGTCAAAGTATTTTGGAGGGCCTAGAAGCCAACAAATGGCTTTCTAAAGAAGGTAAAAAAGAAGCCATCGCGAAAATTAAAACTGCGCGCTTGCAATTAGTAAAGCCTCACACGGACAAAGAATGGGATTTCGTTCCTCTTCGTCAATATTCTAAAACAAATTATGTGCAGAACATGCACACATACAACGAAGCTCGCTGGGAAAAGAACATGACAGAGCTTCGTGAACCCGCCAATCAAGACGCCTGGGGTATGGGACCGTTGACGGTGAACGCGTATTACAGCAGTAACGAAAACAAATTTGTTCTGCCGATTGGTATTCTGCAATATCCATTCTACGACAAAGATGGATCGGTGATTGAAAACCTAGGCGCCGTTGGCGCAGTGATGGGACATGAATTGGGTCATAGCATTGACGACAGCGGATCAAAATATGATTCTCAGGGCCGTCTTCGTCAGTGGATGACAACAAAAGACATCATGGAGTTCAACCTTCGCGGGCAAAAGATGATTGATCAATTCAATCAAATTGGTCACGACGGCAAGCTGACGTTGGGTGAAAACGTCGCTGATCTTGTCGGTTTGACGTTTGCTTACAATGCCGCTTTCCCTAAGGGCCAAGGCACTGAAAAAGATAAAAAAGATTTCTTCATCGCCTATGGTCGTTTGTGGTGCACGGTGATCCGCCCTGATTTTGAAAAGCTGATGCGTAAAACCGATCCGCACTCGGCGGGATGGGCGCGTATCAATGAACAAGTAAAACATCAGCCCGCGTTTGCGGAAACTTTCCAATGCAAACCAGGCGATAAAATGACTTTAGATCCAAAAGAAAGAGTACAAATCTGGTAA
- the hppD gene encoding 4-hydroxyphenylpyruvate dioxygenase, with translation MAQITEQNPIGLNGVDFIEYSGPDAHYFETIFKRYAFKEVGQVHGKNIRLFRQGDINYILNCEPQTFATDFAKMHGPSICATGFRVQDAEHAFKTAVARGGRPYEGNDHQKGATPFPAIYGIGDSLIYFIDEKNQNKLYNEIFQVKPEDKFPEGVGFTVIDHFTNNVPKGEMDKWCDFYTKVLAFREARYFDIRGAKTGLLSKVMRSPCGKFSVPINEPTESKSQIQEYLDEYKGSGIQHVALLTTDIVQTLENLKNSEIQFLTPPPHSYYEMLPERVPNVTEDLNRLEKNAILVDGDEKGYLLQIFTKNTFGPIFYEVIERKGHDGFGDGNFQALFDAIERDQRERGYLT, from the coding sequence ATGGCTCAAATTACAGAGCAAAATCCCATCGGCCTTAATGGCGTGGATTTTATTGAATATTCAGGTCCCGATGCTCACTATTTCGAAACTATCTTCAAACGTTATGCGTTTAAAGAAGTGGGACAAGTTCATGGCAAAAACATCCGCTTATTCCGCCAAGGCGACATCAATTATATTTTAAACTGTGAACCGCAAACTTTCGCGACGGACTTTGCAAAAATGCACGGCCCTTCGATCTGTGCGACGGGCTTCCGCGTTCAAGATGCAGAACACGCATTTAAGACCGCAGTGGCACGCGGTGGCCGTCCTTACGAAGGCAATGATCACCAAAAAGGAGCGACACCATTCCCAGCTATCTATGGCATTGGTGACTCTTTGATTTATTTCATCGACGAGAAAAACCAAAACAAACTTTATAACGAAATCTTCCAAGTAAAGCCGGAAGATAAGTTTCCTGAAGGCGTTGGTTTTACAGTGATTGATCATTTCACCAACAACGTTCCTAAAGGTGAAATGGATAAGTGGTGTGACTTCTACACGAAAGTTTTGGCTTTCCGTGAGGCTCGTTACTTCGACATTCGTGGTGCAAAGACCGGTTTACTTTCCAAAGTTATGCGTTCTCCTTGCGGAAAATTTTCGGTCCCAATTAACGAACCGACAGAATCGAAATCTCAAATTCAAGAGTACTTGGATGAATATAAAGGTTCTGGCATTCAGCACGTGGCTTTGTTGACGACTGACATTGTTCAAACTTTGGAAAACTTGAAGAACAGTGAAATTCAATTCTTAACTCCACCTCCGCACTCTTACTATGAGATGCTTCCTGAGCGCGTGCCAAACGTGACAGAAGATTTGAACCGCCTAGAAAAGAACGCAATTCTGGTAGATGGAGATGAAAAAGGTTACTTGCTACAAATCTTCACGAAAAATACGTTCGGTCCGATTTTCTATGAAGTGATTGAACGCAAAGGTCATGATGGTTTCGGTGACGGTAACTTCCAAGCGTTGTTTGATGCTATCGAACGCGATCAACGTGAACGTGGATATTTAACATAG
- a CDS encoding DEAD/DEAH box helicase produces the protein MSKTPVDLSPEQSGALELLRSGENVFLTGGAGSGKSFLIRHFMKELDPKSMPILASTGAAAVLLGGRTFHSFFGLGIMEGGPDATYARASKDTKLMARLRKVEGVIIDEISMIPGQALMIAEALSQRARESKLPWGGMRIISVGDFAQLPPVTQTGQRDWCFMNAVWHQSGFQNVKLSHNQRVSDNLFLDILSDVRHGLTTERVRDFLNEHLQEHDEDHPGTRLFPRKIAADNFNQKKLRELDEEEITIASIYFGTEKHIEILQKSAPVPLQLVLKLGCRVMFLQNDPQKRWVNGTRGVVTDITADTVMVKKDGGREVQVEKTSFAIQDAEGNIMAQVVQFPLTLAYATTIHKSQGATLDDLWCDLSSLWEPGHAYVALSRLRASDGLHLIGWNPRSIIVDPKVLDFYQRIFASSSDLRA, from the coding sequence ATGTCAAAAACTCCTGTCGACCTTTCTCCTGAACAATCTGGCGCCCTGGAACTTCTTCGTTCCGGCGAAAATGTTTTTCTGACAGGCGGAGCCGGCAGCGGCAAAAGTTTTCTTATTCGTCACTTCATGAAAGAGCTTGATCCCAAGTCCATGCCGATCTTGGCCAGCACGGGGGCGGCTGCGGTCCTTCTGGGCGGACGGACTTTTCATAGCTTCTTTGGACTAGGCATTATGGAAGGCGGACCTGACGCCACTTATGCTCGCGCCTCTAAAGATACAAAATTAATGGCTCGTCTTCGTAAAGTCGAAGGCGTGATCATCGATGAAATTTCCATGATCCCCGGTCAAGCTTTGATGATTGCCGAAGCGCTTTCGCAAAGAGCTCGTGAATCAAAACTTCCCTGGGGAGGAATGCGCATAATATCCGTCGGTGATTTTGCACAGCTGCCACCCGTCACGCAAACAGGGCAAAGAGACTGGTGTTTTATGAATGCCGTCTGGCACCAAAGCGGTTTTCAAAACGTCAAGCTGTCCCACAATCAACGTGTCAGCGATAACTTATTTTTGGATATTTTGAGTGATGTTCGACACGGATTGACCACGGAACGCGTGCGGGATTTTTTGAATGAACACTTGCAAGAACACGATGAAGATCATCCGGGCACGCGCCTTTTCCCTAGAAAAATAGCAGCGGATAATTTCAATCAAAAAAAATTGCGTGAACTCGACGAAGAAGAGATCACCATTGCATCCATTTACTTTGGAACTGAAAAACATATCGAGATTTTACAGAAATCAGCACCGGTTCCTTTGCAGCTTGTTCTTAAGCTGGGTTGTCGGGTGATGTTTTTACAGAATGATCCGCAAAAGCGTTGGGTGAATGGGACTCGCGGTGTTGTCACCGATATCACCGCCGACACCGTGATGGTGAAAAAAGATGGTGGTCGCGAAGTCCAAGTCGAAAAAACATCTTTTGCTATTCAGGACGCTGAAGGCAATATCATGGCTCAAGTGGTGCAGTTCCCACTGACTTTGGCTTATGCTACGACAATTCACAAAAGTCAGGGGGCCACCTTGGACGATTTGTGGTGTGACCTAAGCTCATTGTGGGAACCGGGTCATGCTTACGTGGCTTTAAGCCGATTGCGGGCTTCAGACGGACTTCATCTTATTGGTTGGAATCCTCGTTCTATCATCGTGGATCCGAAAGTCTTGGATTTCTATCAACGAATATTCGCTTCATCTTCTGACCTCAGGGCTTAA
- the ribD gene encoding bifunctional diaminohydroxyphosphoribosylaminopyrimidine deaminase/5-amino-6-(5-phosphoribosylamino)uracil reductase RibD: MELIKPLSIPATGTKLSPEQAMKLAISEAYKGATRVSPNPLVGAVVLDANGGFISCGHHEFYGGPHAEVNALKNLSSETLKGAHVFVTLEPCAHEGKTPSCAKMMAKLPLKKVTFGLIDPNPLVAGQGADILKNAGIEAEVFSSQNAEEEKEIKTQLEEVCEAFLWNFRKKKVFVALKMASSIDGQVALKSGESQWITGPQSREYVHYLRACYDAVVVGKGTIDFDNPSLNIRHPEIKKDNKVVVIDGEGELLYRFDDLKLSEVHASENIFWCVAEEAKERVDKTLSKLKKTPQIVYVKTNVGGDLDLEALLAQLYAKGLRSVMVEGGAMTASTFISSGLANRLYMFQAPIIMGSGGARSWTETVRISEMKNKIHIKNPRYLTFGNDFMITGTLS; the protein is encoded by the coding sequence ATGGAACTAATTAAGCCCCTTTCAATTCCCGCAACGGGAACGAAGCTTTCACCCGAACAGGCAATGAAACTTGCTATCAGTGAGGCTTACAAAGGGGCGACGCGAGTCAGTCCCAATCCCTTAGTGGGCGCTGTCGTTTTAGATGCCAATGGAGGATTTATTTCCTGCGGGCATCATGAATTTTACGGCGGCCCTCACGCTGAGGTGAATGCTCTTAAAAATCTGTCTTCGGAAACTTTAAAAGGGGCTCATGTCTTTGTGACCTTAGAGCCTTGTGCCCATGAAGGTAAAACTCCTTCTTGTGCAAAGATGATGGCTAAACTTCCTTTGAAAAAGGTGACGTTTGGTCTTATCGATCCGAATCCTTTGGTTGCTGGTCAGGGTGCTGACATTTTGAAAAATGCCGGTATTGAAGCCGAAGTTTTTTCATCCCAGAATGCGGAAGAAGAAAAAGAAATCAAAACGCAGCTTGAAGAGGTGTGCGAAGCTTTTCTTTGGAATTTCCGAAAGAAAAAAGTTTTCGTCGCTTTGAAGATGGCTTCCAGTATTGACGGTCAAGTCGCTTTGAAGTCGGGTGAAAGTCAGTGGATCACGGGACCTCAATCGCGTGAATATGTTCACTATCTGCGGGCTTGTTACGACGCCGTTGTCGTGGGCAAGGGGACCATCGACTTTGACAATCCTTCTTTGAATATTCGTCACCCCGAGATCAAGAAAGACAATAAAGTCGTCGTGATCGACGGCGAAGGCGAATTGCTTTATCGCTTTGACGATCTCAAACTTTCCGAAGTCCATGCTTCAGAAAATATCTTTTGGTGTGTGGCTGAAGAAGCCAAAGAGCGAGTTGATAAAACTTTATCGAAACTTAAGAAAACTCCGCAGATCGTTTATGTGAAAACGAACGTCGGCGGGGATCTAGATCTTGAAGCTCTGTTAGCTCAGCTTTACGCAAAAGGCTTAAGATCGGTGATGGTCGAAGGCGGAGCCATGACGGCAAGTACATTTATCAGCTCCGGTCTGGCGAACCGTCTTTACATGTTCCAGGCTCCTATCATCATGGGATCTGGTGGCGCGCGCTCGTGGACCGAGACGGTGCGCATCTCTGAAATGAAGAATAAGATTCATATTAAAAACCCTCGTTACCTGACTTTTGGAAACGACTTTATGATCACGGGGACATTGTCATGA
- a CDS encoding RNA methyltransferase, producing the protein MNLKRPFEVRIVLVRTIYERNIGSTSRAMSNMGFDKLVLVAPACEITYEAQQAAATGQTGLQNRTTYASWDEFFAKEPESIKICFTARDGKGRQVRDIDEVLTDIADHAPQFQVQSEEPYVIHLIFGPEDWGLAAEDLEHANFCACLPTFGENWSLNLAQATLLGMFSLRKMWGGQRTKLDGGKSRRAPQGIEGINPEETLHTWLQEMGFDLTRQRKINVFTVLRRMLLQNTPTKKELVVLETVLQQSIRKLREWKEYQKRDGKA; encoded by the coding sequence ATGAATTTGAAACGTCCCTTTGAGGTGCGCATTGTTCTGGTGCGCACTATCTATGAAAGAAACATCGGTTCCACTTCGCGCGCGATGAGCAATATGGGTTTTGATAAACTCGTACTTGTCGCGCCTGCTTGTGAAATTACTTATGAAGCTCAGCAGGCCGCAGCTACTGGACAAACGGGTCTGCAAAACAGAACGACTTACGCTTCTTGGGACGAGTTTTTTGCCAAAGAACCTGAAAGCATTAAAATCTGCTTCACGGCCCGCGACGGAAAAGGACGCCAAGTCCGAGACATCGACGAGGTACTGACAGATATCGCGGATCATGCGCCTCAATTTCAAGTTCAAAGCGAAGAACCTTATGTCATCCACTTGATCTTCGGCCCTGAAGACTGGGGACTGGCTGCTGAAGACTTAGAACATGCAAACTTCTGTGCCTGCTTACCGACATTCGGTGAAAACTGGAGCCTGAACTTAGCTCAAGCGACTTTATTGGGTATGTTCTCTTTAAGAAAAATGTGGGGCGGACAACGCACAAAGCTTGATGGCGGAAAAAGCCGTCGCGCTCCTCAGGGAATTGAGGGCATCAATCCCGAAGAAACTTTGCACACGTGGTTACAAGAGATGGGTTTTGATTTAACTCGTCAGCGCAAAATCAATGTGTTTACGGTTCTTCGCCGCATGCTTTTACAAAACACACCGACGAAGAAAGAACTGGTTGTTCTTGAAACCGTACTTCAACAAAGCATTCGCAAGCTTCGTGAATGGAAAGAATATCAAAAAAGAGACGGCAAAGCCTAA
- a CDS encoding aromatic amino acid hydroxylase has product METDFLPPHLRKYVVEQHYEKYTPVDQAVWRYILRQLKAFLSKHAHECYVEGLEKTGINIEKIPRIEDVSAKLKEFGWRALPVSGFIPPAAFMELQSLGVLPIASDMRTLEHLLYTPAPDIVHEAAGHAPILIHPEFSEYLRQYAQVAKKAIISKEDLDLYEAIRDLSDIKENPASTPEQIKAAEEHLEIVSKNMSHVSEASELSRMNWWTAEYGLIGTLDNPKIFGAGLLSSVGESKWCLSQKVKKLPLTVDCIKQTYDITEPQPQLFVTPDFKTLSKVLEDMAQQMAFRLGGLAGLNKAIEAHSVNTAELNSGIQISGQIVEAITDAKGQVAYLRLSGPTQLCYMDQELSGHDKKYHAHGFGTPVGFLKAHPKKCPSTFTDAEWAELQVESGKTTRLEFTSGVVVTGVVQYRLIKNSKTITLTLENAKAELNGRVLFAPEWGTYDMAIGSSVTSVFGGPADREAYGETVDFIAKRVPVPSYSEQELSRHRNYGAVRKLREEKVQGSKLTEELSEILQSHRSLFAEDWLLLLEALEILQARDPQSSLKKQIEEDLARLAKKDEKTQGLIQDGLTLAGAL; this is encoded by the coding sequence ATGGAGACAGACTTTTTACCGCCACATTTAAGAAAATACGTCGTTGAACAACACTACGAAAAATACACCCCCGTAGATCAAGCGGTTTGGAGATACATTCTTCGTCAGTTGAAGGCGTTTCTTTCAAAGCACGCTCATGAATGTTATGTCGAAGGTTTAGAAAAAACCGGCATCAACATCGAAAAAATTCCGCGCATTGAAGACGTCAGCGCAAAATTGAAAGAATTCGGCTGGAGAGCTCTTCCTGTTAGCGGATTTATTCCACCAGCCGCATTTATGGAGCTTCAATCTTTGGGTGTGCTTCCTATCGCCTCAGATATGCGCACCCTAGAGCATCTTCTTTACACGCCAGCTCCAGATATTGTTCACGAAGCGGCAGGACATGCACCGATTTTGATTCACCCTGAATTTTCTGAATATCTTCGTCAATACGCTCAAGTCGCAAAAAAGGCGATCATCAGCAAAGAAGATCTCGATCTGTATGAAGCAATTCGTGATCTTTCTGACATTAAAGAAAATCCAGCTTCAACTCCGGAACAAATCAAAGCTGCAGAAGAACATCTGGAAATCGTCAGCAAAAACATGTCGCATGTTTCAGAAGCTTCTGAATTATCACGCATGAATTGGTGGACGGCGGAATACGGGCTTATCGGTACTTTGGATAATCCAAAAATTTTCGGCGCGGGATTGCTTTCCAGCGTGGGTGAATCCAAGTGGTGTCTAAGCCAGAAAGTTAAAAAGCTTCCACTGACTGTAGACTGCATCAAACAGACTTACGATATCACGGAGCCACAACCTCAACTTTTTGTGACTCCCGATTTTAAAACACTCAGCAAAGTGTTAGAAGATATGGCCCAGCAAATGGCCTTCCGCTTGGGGGGACTTGCGGGTTTAAACAAAGCTATAGAAGCTCACTCGGTAAATACCGCGGAACTTAATTCAGGAATTCAAATATCGGGTCAAATTGTTGAGGCTATCACAGACGCCAAAGGGCAAGTCGCTTATCTGCGTCTCAGCGGACCGACACAGCTTTGTTACATGGATCAAGAGCTGTCTGGTCATGACAAGAAATACCACGCGCATGGTTTTGGAACTCCGGTGGGCTTTTTGAAAGCTCATCCTAAGAAGTGCCCGTCAACATTTACGGATGCAGAGTGGGCCGAACTTCAAGTGGAATCTGGAAAGACCACCCGCCTAGAATTTACTTCGGGTGTGGTTGTAACAGGCGTGGTTCAGTATCGCCTTATCAAGAACAGTAAAACCATCACTTTGACTTTGGAAAACGCGAAAGCAGAACTTAATGGCCGCGTTTTGTTTGCACCGGAATGGGGCACTTACGACATGGCTATCGGCTCTTCGGTGACATCGGTCTTTGGAGGACCTGCAGATCGTGAGGCCTATGGCGAAACCGTCGACTTCATCGCAAAGCGCGTTCCCGTTCCAAGCTATTCCGAACAAGAGCTTTCAAGACATCGCAACTATGGCGCCGTCAGAAAACTGCGTGAAGAAAAAGTGCAAGGCTCGAAATTGACAGAAGAATTATCGGAAATTTTACAATCTCACCGCAGTCTTTTTGCGGAGGATTGGCTTTTGTTATTAGAAGCTTTAGAAATTCTTCAAGCCCGCGATCCCCAATCTTCATTGAAAAAACAAATCGAAGAAGATTTGGCAAGGCTTGCGAAAAAGGATGAAAAAACCCAAGGTTTGATCCAAGACGGTCTGACTTTGGCAGGAGCTCTTTAA
- a CDS encoding OmpH family outer membrane protein yields the protein MADAKVGFIDMQKAIKGTAAGKKATAELDAQYSEEKKNFEKREVELKNMAQELEKKKAVLSEEAFKAKQIEYQKAVIAFRENVTKSQNDIQKKQEQLTAPILEKMEKVIAKVSKEKGFTMVLQDTRMIVYSSTDADLTEDVIKAYESEK from the coding sequence ATGGCTGACGCCAAGGTCGGTTTCATCGATATGCAAAAAGCAATCAAAGGAACTGCGGCTGGAAAAAAAGCCACCGCCGAACTCGATGCACAGTATTCCGAAGAGAAAAAGAATTTCGAAAAGCGCGAAGTTGAACTTAAAAACATGGCTCAGGAGCTAGAAAAGAAAAAGGCGGTTCTTTCAGAAGAGGCTTTTAAAGCCAAACAAATTGAATATCAAAAAGCCGTTATCGCCTTTCGTGAAAACGTAACAAAAAGTCAGAACGACATTCAAAAGAAACAAGAGCAACTGACAGCTCCTATTCTTGAAAAAATGGAAAAGGTCATCGCGAAAGTTTCTAAAGAAAAAGGATTTACGATGGTGCTGCAAGACACTCGTATGATCGTATATTCATCTACGGACGCTGATTTAACAGAAGATGTGATTAAGGCCTACGAAAGCGAGAAATAG
- a CDS encoding HAD-IG family 5'-nucleotidase, which produces MPGKVFVNRTLNLKKIRYIGVDMDHTLVRYNSENFERLSHTTMIEKLIKRGYPEALRKLTFDYNYAIRGLVIDRKMGNLLKLNRYTAIRASYHGLKPLDFKSHQKLYKSTYIDLSNSDYLAVDTSFSISLANLIAQIVELKDTDLGNKYPEYSQIADDVLDALDEAHRDGSLKDVVKKNLDHYIIKDPELVEGLEKFRRHGKKIFVLTNSDFHYTKLLLDYAIQPFLKEHKSWQDLFEFVITFASKPKFFYESQKYLRVNPEDGTMTNMEGKLTPGIYQGGNAKKFTADLELAGDDILYIGDHIYGDILRLKKDCNWRTAMVIEELDDEVNNNKKAEPLNQEIEVLMKKKEPLEDELTDLMTRKIEKAANINDTQIDGLQKTISEIDAQISQLIKKQQAMYNGNWGQLMRAGNEESYFAYQLDRYACVYMEKLGDLLDLSPRTYFRAPRRPLAHEIY; this is translated from the coding sequence ATGCCAGGAAAAGTATTTGTTAATAGAACTTTGAATCTGAAAAAGATTCGTTACATCGGCGTTGATATGGACCATACGTTGGTTCGTTATAACAGTGAAAACTTCGAACGCCTTTCTCACACCACTATGATCGAAAAATTGATCAAACGTGGTTATCCAGAAGCTTTGCGTAAGTTGACGTTTGACTACAACTACGCGATTCGCGGTCTGGTGATCGATCGTAAGATGGGGAACCTTTTGAAATTGAATCGCTATACGGCGATTCGCGCCAGCTACCATGGTTTGAAGCCGTTGGATTTCAAAAGCCATCAAAAGCTTTACAAGTCGACTTACATCGACTTAAGCAACTCGGACTATTTGGCCGTCGATACTTCGTTTTCAATTTCTTTGGCGAACTTGATCGCTCAGATCGTCGAGCTTAAAGACACGGATCTTGGAAACAAGTATCCGGAGTATTCCCAAATCGCCGACGACGTGTTGGATGCTTTGGATGAAGCCCATCGCGATGGCTCTTTGAAAGACGTTGTTAAGAAAAATCTGGATCACTACATCATTAAGGATCCTGAGCTTGTTGAAGGACTTGAAAAATTCCGTCGTCATGGAAAGAAGATCTTCGTTTTAACGAATTCTGATTTCCACTATACAAAATTATTGTTGGATTATGCGATTCAACCTTTCTTGAAAGAACACAAGTCTTGGCAAGATCTGTTTGAATTCGTAATTACTTTTGCCTCGAAACCCAAGTTCTTCTATGAAAGCCAAAAATATCTTCGCGTAAATCCCGAAGATGGCACGATGACAAACATGGAAGGAAAACTGACTCCCGGTATCTACCAAGGCGGTAACGCGAAGAAATTCACGGCCGATCTTGAGCTTGCCGGCGACGACATCCTGTACATCGGGGACCATATTTACGGCGACATCCTTCGCTTGAAAAAGGACTGTAACTGGAGAACAGCTATGGTCATTGAAGAGTTGGATGACGAAGTGAACAACAATAAAAAAGCCGAACCTTTGAATCAAGAAATCGAAGTCTTGATGAAAAAGAAAGAGCCTTTAGAAGATGAACTGACAGACCTGATGACTCGTAAAATTGAAAAAGCCGCGAACATCAACGACACGCAAATCGATGGTCTTCAGAAAACCATTTCTGAAATCGACGCGCAAATCAGTCAGCTGATCAAAAAGCAGCAAGCCATGTACAACGGCAACTGGGGTCAACTGATGAGAGCCGGTAACGAAGAAAGCTACTTCGCCTATCAGTTAGACCGCTACGCCTGCGTTTACATGGAAAAGCTCGGAGACCTCTTGGATCTTTCGCCAAGAACTTATTTCCGCGCCCCACGCCGCCCACTAGCCCACGAAATCTACTAG
- a CDS encoding rhodanese-like domain-containing protein: MTVKLVNFETKTENPHYEGVYDIAPAEVQKLMANVKLIDVRQPDEYTGELGHVPGSELVVLNTLPDHLENLPKDQTVVFICKSGGRSAQATAFAKMNGLTHVYNMQGGMMLWNHLQLPVER; encoded by the coding sequence GTGACAGTGAAGTTAGTGAACTTCGAAACAAAAACTGAAAATCCTCATTATGAGGGAGTCTACGACATCGCACCGGCTGAAGTGCAAAAGCTGATGGCGAATGTGAAGCTTATTGATGTTCGTCAACCTGACGAGTACACGGGCGAATTGGGTCACGTCCCGGGCTCAGAGCTAGTAGTTCTGAACACTCTTCCCGATCATCTTGAAAATTTACCTAAAGACCAAACCGTGGTCTTCATCTGTAAAAGTGGCGGTCGCTCTGCTCAGGCCACAGCTTTTGCAAAAATGAATGGCCTTACACACGTTTATAATATGCAAGGTGGAATGATGCTTTGGAACCACCTTCAATTGCCTGTTGAAAGATAG